A part of Cydia amplana chromosome 24, ilCydAmpl1.1, whole genome shotgun sequence genomic DNA contains:
- the LOC134659126 gene encoding uncharacterized protein K02A2.6-like isoform X1, with product MVRQQIITKNEDPMEWVNSTVVTKKKNNKIRVCIDPRYLNKFIIRKHKQLPTVDDILDKLSGSKYFSKFDCSSGFWTVQLDSESSKLCTFSTPFGNYSYKRLPFGLSVSTEAFQERMEETFSDIDNVQFYVDDLIIYASTVEEHNKVLLNVLKRAQECNVKFNREKSQVLRKEISFLGMIVSDQGVKPDPIKVMAISELKCIHDKKELERFLGMTNYLSKFINNYSTITSPLRELLKKDILFQWLPSHENAFNKLKEALTNAPTLKLFDSNKDVVVSVDCSSEGVGACLLQDRQPIAYASKALTECQKGYAQVEREMFAIVFGCIKFHKYILGKHTLVETDHSALEILFKKPLSLVPARLQRMMLKIQGYDITVKYVPGKQMYISDFLSRSFLVVKNDETKEFDEEFNKEIICHVEVMIDSLPISSDKRQLIAMKTNEDATLSCLKDYIHNGWPNSKNNLNELVKPFWNFRNELSLVDQIILRNNLIVIPVALQKMMLEIIHEGHLGLNTCLRRAKNVLFWPGLTSQIKELCNNCQTCALFRKNNTKEPIQFHDIPRLPWLKLGTDLFEFNKQYYLVVVDYYSKFFEVARLNDLSSGTIINHIKSMIARHGCPLEIISDNGPQYSCKEFKEFADAYGFKHITSSPDYPKSNGLAESSVKIVKSIFKKCKEDNTDPYIALLNFRNSPKENSPSPANLLFNRNLNNRCPVSANYLKPKIYTRNYFLDKELQHKVENHYNKTARPLRQLEIGQGIMFKKKMSDDRWQKGSVVNKADFPRSYIVKDEQGRQYRRNRQHLRNINEYESTNCTENESVNPNSYVINYDSNDSDCESFYEAEESDDQELIDTSEVSQSNTGINDTPEPNFDLYKTRSGRIVKAPSRLIES from the coding sequence ATGGTGAGACAGCAAATAATCACCAAAAATGAGGATCCGATGGAGTGGGTCAACTCAACTGTTGTAaccaaaaagaaaaacaataaaatacgcGTATGTATTGACCCtcggtacttaaataaattcattatcAGAAAACACAAGCAATTGCCAACGGTTGATGACATACTAGATAAGTTATCAGGCTCTAAGTATTTTTCTAAATTTGACTGTAGCAGTGGGTTTTGGACAGTACAGCTTGACTCAGAAAGTTCAAAGTTATGCACGTTTTCTACTCCATTTGGTAACTACTCCTATAAACGATTGCCATTTGGACTTTCTGTGTCAACAGAAGCATTTCAGGAACGCATGGAAGAGACTTTTAGTGATATTGATAATGTACAATTTTATGTCgatgatttaataatttatgcCAGCACCGTGGAAGAACATAATAAAGTGTTACTAAATGTATTGAAAAGAGCTCAAGAATGTAATGTCAAATTCAATAGGGAGAAGTCCCAAGTTCTGCGTAAAGAAATTTCATTTCTTGGCATGATTGTAAGTGACCAAGGGGTTAAACCTGATCCAATTAAAGTAATGGCCATTTCCGAATTAAAATGCATTCATGATAAGAAAGAACTTGAACGATTTCTAGGAATGACAAATTACCTGTCAAAATTTATCAACAATTACTCGACTATTACAAGCCCGTTGCGCGAGCTTCTTAAAAAAGACAtattatttcaatggcttccttCTCATGAAAATGCTTTTAATAAACTTAAGGAGGCATTAACGAACGCTCCCACGCTTAAATTATTTGACAGCAATAAAGATGTAGTCGTTTCGGTAGATTGCAGCTCGGAAGGAGTAGGCGCTTGTCTTTTACAAGACAGACAGCCTATTGCATATGCTTCTAAGGCGCTAACTGAATGTCAGAAAGGTTATGCCCAGGTTGAACGCGAGATGTTTGCTATTGTATTTGGATGCATCAAATTCCATAAGTATATTTTAGGAAAACATACCCTAGTTGAAACTGATCATTCGGCAttagaaattttatttaaaaaacccctGTCTTTAGTACCTGCAAGACTACAAAGAATGATGCTTAAAATACAAGGGTATGACATTACTGTTAAGTATGTACCTGGAAAACAAATGTATATATCAGATTTTCTCAGTCGCTCTTTCCTAGTTGTCAAGAATGATGAGACAAAGGAATTTGATGAAGAGTTTAACAAAGAAATTATTTGTCATGTTGAGGTCATGATAGATTCGTTGCCTATTTCAAGTGACAAGCGACAACTCATTGCCATGAAAACGAACGAGGATGCCACATTGTCCTGTTTAAAAGATTATATTCATAATGGTTGGCCAAATTCTAAGAACAATCTAAATGAATTAGTAAAACCTTTCTGGAATTTTCGCAATGAATTGTCCCTAGTCGACCAAATAATTTTAAGAAATAATCTTATTGTGATACCAGTAGCATtacaaaaaatgatgttagaaattaTTCATGAAGGTCACTTAGGATTAAATACATGTCTTCGTAGAGCTAAAAACGTTCTATTTTGGCCTGGATTGACAAGTCAAATTAAAGAACTCTGCAACAACTGTCAAACATGTGCCTTATTTAGGAAAAACAATACTAAAGAACCAATTCAATTTCATGACATACCTAGACTACCATGGCTAAAGTTAGGCACTGATCTTTTtgaatttaataaacaatactATCTGGTTGTTGTAGACTATTACAGTAAATTTTTTGAAGTTGCTCGATTAAATGACTTGTCTTCAGGAACCATCATCAATCATATTAAGTCTATGATAGCTAGACATGGTTGTCCTTTAGAGATTATAAGTGACAATGGTCCACAGTATTCctgtaaagagtttaaagaaTTTGCGGATGCATATGGATTTAAGCATATTACTTCGTCTCCTGACTACCCAAAGTCGAACGGGTTAGCGGAATcttctgtcaaaattgtcaaatccatatttaaaaaatgtaaagagGATAACACAGACCCTTATATAGCGTTATTAAATTTCAGAAATAGTCCCAAGGAAAATAGCCCTTCTCCAGCTAACCTTTTgttcaatcgaaacttaaataaccgTTGTCCTGTGTCTGCAAATTATTTAAAGCCTAAAATATATACTAGAAACTATTTCTTAGATAAAGAGTTGCAACATAAGGTAGAAAACCACTACAATAAAACTGCTAGGCCTCTAAGACAATTAGAGATAGGTCAGGGTATCATGTTTAAGAAAAAGATGTCTGATGATCGCTGGCAAAAAGGAAGTGTTGTAAATAAGGCTGACTTCCCTCGTTCCTACATTGTAAAGGATGAACAAGGTCGCCAATATAGGAGAAACAGACAACATTTGCGTAACATAAATGAATATGAGTCAACTAATTGTACTGAAAATGAGTCTGTTAATCCTAACTCTTATGTTATAAACTATGATAGTAATGATAGCGACTGTGAATCCTTTTATGAAGCAGAAGAAAGTGATGATCAGGAGCTCATTGATACAAGTGAAGTGAGTCAAAGCAATACTGGAATCAATGATACTCCGGAACCAAATTTTGACTTGTATAAGACGAGGTCTGGACGAATAGTCAAGGCTCCGTCGAGACTAATTGAATCTTAG
- the LOC134659126 gene encoding uncharacterized protein LOC134659126 isoform X2, which yields MEENWKLWVQKFKIFLLAEDLEAVSDDRKIALLLHNMGDKGVEIYNSFNLEPKQTFEEVLKKFNAYFIPKVNITMQRHKFFTRAQGPTESFDDFLTDLQNRSMTCNFSDKREELVRDVIVIGLANTAMKERLLRTEDLTLQKTITMCRAAELSQKQVTELTNEIAATSVLNVSTVPVHNVNNVNTSRTRSVKTRKCYRCGNNWDRTHQCPAIGCKCQKCGIPNHFAKVCRNKQVAAITEKQVEDDSEESFFVGCINSECECE from the exons ATGGAAGAGAATTGGAAATTGTGGGtccaaaaatttaaaatatttcttcttGCCGAGGACCTTGAAGCAGTTTCCGATGACCGTAAAATAGCTCTGCTGCTCCATAACATGGGTGACAAGGGTGTAGAAATATACAATTCGTTTAATTTAGAGCCAAAGCAAACCTTTGAAGAAGTCCTAAAGAAATTTAATGCATATTTCATTCCAAAAGTTAACATCACGATGCAACGCCATAAATTTTTTACAAGGGCACAAGGACCTACAGAGTCCTTCGACGATTTCCTTACTGACCTTCAGAACAGAAGTATGACATGCAACTTCAGTGACAAGAGAGAGGAACTCGTGAGAGACGTTATCGTCATAGGTCTAGCTAATACCGCTATGAAGGAGAGGCTTCTGCGCACGGAGGATCTGACTCTGCAGAAGACCATCACCATGTGCAGAGCTGCGGAATTGTCTCAAAAACAAGTTACGGAACTAACGAATGAGATAGCTGCGACCTCCGTGCTCAACGTCAGCACTGTGCCAGTACATAACGTCAACAATGTCAATACTTCAAGAACAAGAAGCGTCAAGACAAGAAAATGCTATCGCTGCGGAAATAACTGGGATCGCACGCATCAATGCCCAGCTATAGGTTGCAAGTGCCAGAAGTGTGGTATTCCTAATCATTTTGCGAAGGTTTGCAGAAACAAACAGGTTGCAGCCATAACAGAGAAGCAGGTTGAAGACGACAGCGAGGAGTCCTTCTTCGTTGGCTGTATCAACAGTGAGTGTGAATGCGAAT GA